In Prunus dulcis chromosome 1, ALMONDv2, whole genome shotgun sequence, the following are encoded in one genomic region:
- the LOC117615326 gene encoding probable beta-1,4-xylosyltransferase IRX9H: MASIRRTLSPAFRDRPYVNGVGSPFSVQSPSPKLLSSSRYSPPFPSAILAFTVTIRRFVAGVLFHRPNRKGQQWRRVFYRCLLFFFLGFLLGLLPFGHVDDDEEIRGRSFNFDIKPSHVNVQFDNDNTDRVVKRREDLVVDVSLGVVESRGELVPRKQLIIVTPTYNRALQAYFLNRLGQLLRLVPPPLLWIVVENKAASFETAEILRKSSVMYRHLVCGNNSTSAKDRGVYQRNTALEHIERHTLDGIVYFADDDNIYSLDLFDRLRDISRFGTWPVAMLAQSKNKAILEGPVCNGTQVIGWHTNEKSKRLRRFHVDMSGFAFNSTILWDPKRWHRPTYVPIRQLDTVKEGFQETTFIEQVVEDERQMESMPTGCSKVMNWHLHLQAHSLVYPKGWQLQKNLDIVLPIK; encoded by the exons ATGGCGTCGATCCGGCGAACTCTATCGCCGGCGTTCAGAGACCGGCCGTACGTGAACGGCGTCGGGTCTCCATTTTCGGTACAATCGCCGTCGCCGAAGCTTCTGTCCAGCTCCAGATATTCACCGCCTTTTCCGTCGGCGATTCTCGCCTTCACAGTCACCATCCGGCGCTTCGTCGCCGGAGTTCTTTTCCACCGACCTAATCGCAAAGGCCAGCAATGGCGTCGAGTGTTCTACAGGTgcttgctcttcttcttcttaggGTTTTTGCTCGGTCTGTTGCCGTTCGGCCACGTGGACGACGATGAAGAGATTCGAGGCCGGAGCTTCAATTTCGACATCAAGCCTTCGCACGTTAATGTGCAGTTCGACAACGACAACACGGATCGCGTCGTAAAACGGAGGGAGGATCTCGTCGTCGACGTGAGCCTCGGCGTGGTGGAGAGTAGAGGGGAGTTGGTGCCGAGGAAGCAGCTGATTATTGTGACGCCGACGTACAACCGCGCGCTGCAGGCCTATTTCTTGAACAGGTTGGGGCAGCTGCTGAGGCTTGTACCTCCGCCGCTGCTTTGGATTGTGGTAGAGAACAAAGCGGCGTCGTTTGAGACCGCCGAGATTTTGAGGAAGAGCAGCGTGATGTATAGGCATTTGGTGTGTGGCAACAACTCGACGAGCGCGAAGGACCGAGGCGTGTATCAGAGGAACACGGCGTTGGAGCACATTGAAAGGCATACACTTGATGGCATTGTGTATTTTGCTGATGATGACAATATATACTCGCTCGACTTGTTTGATCGCTTGAGAGACATTAG CCGTTTTGGAACTTGGCCAGTTGCTATGTTAGCACAAAGCAAAAACAAGGCTATATTAGAAGGTCCAGTATGCAATGGGACCCAAGTAATTGGATGGCACACCAATGAGAAAAGCAAGAGACTCCGTAGGTTTCATGTTGATATGTCCGGATTTGCTTTTAATAGCACAATATTGTGGGATCCAAAGAGATGGCACCGCCCCACTTATGTTCCAATTCGACAATTAGACACAGTGAAGGAGGGTTTCCAA GAAACCACTTTTATAGAACAAGTTGTGGAAGATGAAAGACAAATGGAAAGTATGCCAACTGGTTGTTCAAAAGTAATGAACTGGCATCTGCATTTGCAAGCTCATAGTCTTGTTTATCCCAAAGGCTGGCAACTTCAGAAGAACCTAGATATTGTTCTCCCCATTAAATGA